The Belonocnema kinseyi isolate 2016_QV_RU_SX_M_011 chromosome 2, B_treatae_v1, whole genome shotgun sequence nucleotide sequence tttaaaaattgttaacatttaaagtcgatttataaaaaaaaaacgttcaaaataaagaataacttcaagttgaaaatatttttaaaaatatttacttcagaaacattaaatttaaacaaattcaaacttcATTTgagactaaaaaaaatttagtcccAAAGAATTGTTCTATTAATACTCTTTTGTATGCAAACCCTTAAAAAGTGTCtattaaattagataaatttaattGCTTAGAAATTCACAATTATCAAACTGTCAACTATACTTTATgaaatttaaccaatttattagtgagcttttcatttaataattgtaGATTTTGACATTCGATatattttggtttcaattttaaacgcacaCAACTATTTcctccaaaataattaaaaacaatgaaaaattaggaaaacaatttcttaaatgcATGCCTTAAAAATAAGCAGGTTTTAGAACCAGGCATTgaatattgacttttttttattgtagaaatatgtcaaaaagttcaacatttcaAACTCAGTTTTAAAAAAGCTATTGttctattcaaaaattgaatcatttctttaagtttaaatggtattaattttaaaattctgaatcatattttttcaattgaatactattttagatttctagaatttctgaaaattttacatcggaatattcaatttagttttcaattttaaatagtcaaattttaatgatttcagatataaatttattaaaattgggaagttttcacttataaattgttcaatttttttatgatttcaataagaaataatataattttcattcttctgaattttaaatgagctatttttcaaaattataatcagaaaatattcaatatttatcgttttgaaattttcctctttTGACATTGtcctcttttgaaatttaatttagaattaattgaatttcgagaTTCTTGAGTTCAagataaaattgtgcaattttgaaCGCTTCGAATTAGTTAGTAGACAATTTCAACTTCTTTCGAAGAAAATTGTCcaactaaaaacaattttagcctgaaattttttgaattttgaaagtttctgttttaaaatttgttcaacttaaaattatctaattttaaatgcTCTTATTCAGAAATGAGAGaactttaattccttttaattccatccgaaatattgttttcttgcaaaattttatctatctcaaatattttgaattagaactttctcaattcaaaatcatttcatagatttttaaaaattttaaatgctttcagttcaaaattatcaAGGTAATATGATAATAtgaaatttattgtaatataaaGTTTAGAATCACTCGCAGCAGAGAATATTTTGACCTACTATGATTTTTCTACGACTAtccgaaggttaaaaaaatatgttttcccaCTACGATTCAGTTTCAATTCCAGCATTCTTTCTTGATAAACCACCTCCGGATGGccaggaaatttttttgttaaactataAGTTTAAAGTGACCCAAAAAATGacacttctaattaaaaatttgatattttgtattGTCATGTgggtcaactttttaattttcatgaatgaGTGATGTATGTTTCTATCTCGCAAAATAGAAAAGTGGAGAATCGCGAAgagtctttaaataaaaaattgtcttaaagtaGAAAAGATTCTACAAAAATGTGATAGTTTGAGGAGCATATGATggtaaaattttagataaataattgtCGAgcactaaattataattttatagatagCTTAGCTGACCTTAGCCTATCATTACTTTTCCTAAACATCtgactttgatagaaaattccttttattgGAGAAACAGGAGTTTTACATTCAAATTCAGGtctctatttaaaataattaaattccaagCACGTAACCCGCATCATCGAGGAAAtatatcagaaataaaattgCTGCGAAACGCCTTTTTCCAATACGATCCTATTATCTTCCGATTTGTAATCAGAAAAGGATTCTTGAGGGCATTGCACTTTGCGTTGGCGGGTCAAAACATGTAACATTCAGATCTTTTTTTAAGGACAttgatttatgtttaaaaacgAGATTTTTTGATTcttgattaattgtaaattaaattatattttgaaaaaagaatgtcCACATTAAATTTGAgttccttttttgtaaaaataatggaattccTGATTAAACAAAATCACATTTTGTGCGATTTTTGGTGCTTACTCTCGATCACTCTTTTTCTTCTGCCTCATGATTTTCCATTCCTAAAAGTGTTGATTTATCCTCATGAGCCTCGACTTCCGGTTCCTCGACGTTGATTCGCTTCCTTCGTGATAATCGTAACAAAAATAGCAGGACGAGGGATGATAAACATAATAATCCAACTAGAGCTCCCAGAATGCTGAAAATTGTGTTCAACATTGGGAGGGTGAATCCTGTAccctaaaatgaaaatattttaggttttcaTTTCAACTAGAAAccttaagcaatttttaaatctaatcatatattttataatattaaaaatgtatatattttacacTATATATTATCCAGAAGAACAGAAAAGagaaggaaataatttttgataattgataaaaattgatatcttaactttagaataaatatataagatcgttttatagatatttaaaattgtaaaccttctttaaaattaaacaactttattcGAAATAACCGcgatttcctgtaaaaaaaactgtaacataaccttaaattattcgaaaattgtaaatatttttaaaaatctgtatcGATGTTTTTAGTGAAAACCGCTATATTCACCtataattatgcaaaatagtttaatcttttaaatctaaacatttttaaataagaataggggttttttattctaaatgccaacataacctaaaatagtttaaattcaatattttttatgaaaatatattaaaataacacaacaaaaaacttttcacacttgaaaattttctttgaaatttaatgatatttgtttaaaataattgatttcatgtgagctataatgatttttgttttgtccAGTTTTTGGTATAAAACACTAACGTAACCTAAACtttgaaatttgttctttgaAACTTGatacatttcgttaaaaaatgatcattcccggtaattcatttttttagaaatttcaagtcTTCTTCAAAACTTTATgacttcataataataatttgttttaaatactaatttcagacaaaaagCTCGAATATAAAACGTTCATAGCGTATGCAATAATTTATTAGacactttgaaactttttaattaaccgtGTAGGAGTAAAAAGAGTAAAAGTTACttcatgtttttcaaattttgaaaaatacaaattcaatgCTAATAATGCATTCATGAAACCAACATTTTCTTTTCCTATGCCAAAAATTCATATAGAGACCAAAATCGGCCTCTAAACGAAACCtctaaacaatttgttgaaaattatgaaaacctAAGGcagtatttttttactaaaagaaattaatttagcGGGTAGAGTTTGCAAAAtgcaaaaacacatttttttatgaattgaaatattttgaaacacattgaaaacactttaaatctttgaaaatctctcAAATCTCATTCtttctaatttaatttctttaaaaataaaataaaaatagtttattttaatttatgaacacGTACAGTGTctcaaataataactaaatagaattaattcttttacatatattaatatttttaattagtcaTTATTATCCACTGTACGTTGCTTTATCCACTATAGGCAGGTCCCCCCTacgctaaaaattcaaataatcaaaCTAAAGAATTAACGACAATCAATAATTCTTGTTATTGaatgaaattaagttttattattcatttctcaaaatagatcttttaatatctgtattttcaaaaacaactaaATATTTCGCCACCGTAAacataaaacttaaataaatagtAAGTGTAAGCAAATTGAAAGTTAGCTGAAAAATTCACCACTTTTTAGTGTTTCGTAGCCCTGGGCAGAGAAACCTTATAGTTTCGGTCACCTGTCCGACTTTTTTACAaggaggggaaatgaggggaaatgaggggagaggGATTAACAGGGGCGGAGTAGGGTGGGTGAGAGGAGAGGAAGCGAAGGAAAATAAAGGGAAATAATGGGAGGGTCTATGAGGAGTGATGAAGTGAGGGGGATTAATGGAAAGGAGTGCAAATGAAataaggggaagtgaggggatttgaactaaaaaaaaagagaaaattaattctaGCAGAGTAGGGGAAGTTAGGAGAAATCAGGAGGGACGAATTAGGGGAATTGAGAGAAAATGATGAGAGTAAATATTAGAGGAGGGAAAGCGATGGGAAATAAGGGGAGGGCCAGttaggaaaaatgaatttaaaataattaatggacGTGAGTGAAAATGAAGGAAGGAGAACTGAGGTGATTGGAACTAGCAAAAATTACGGAAAATGAGTGGAGGCAGCTCAGGGTAAATAAGGGAAAATTATGAGGAGCAAAATTGGGGAACTGAGTGGAGGGAAATAGATGGAAAATTAGGGGAAATTAGTAAAGGGAAATTCAGAGAAGCAAGAGAAAATTAGGAGGGGCGAAGTAGGGGATGTGAGGGGAGGGGTTGTATGGGTAAATAAGGAGAAATAGAGTTAGGTACACCAGGAGCGATAAGATGAGGTGAATCAATGGACGTGAGTGAAAATGAAGGAAGGGGAACTGAGGTGATTGGAACTAGagaaaattagggaaaatgaTTGGAGGCAGAGTacgcgaaattaggaaaaaattatgaGCTGCGAAATTAGAGAAGTGAGTAGAGGCAAATCGCGGGAAAATGCGGGAAGGAAAATTCAGAGAAGCGAGGGGAAATTATGAGAGGCGAAGAAGAGGGTGTGATAAAAGGACAAGCAAGGAGAAATAAGGGGAAACAAAGAAAGTTAAGCTGGCAGCGATGATGTGAGGTGAATTAACGGACGTGACTGAAAATAAAGGAAGAGAAAATGAGGTTTTTGgaactaaagaaaaataaaaaaactggtaaGAGGCAGGTTAGGTGGAATTAGGAGTGGCGATGTAGGGAAAGCGATCGAGGGGGGAATCAAGGGGAAATGAGTAGTAGATGTGAGAGGAGGGAAAGAGAGGCGAAATAAGGGGAGACAGGgtaggggaaattaggggaaattaGAGGAAATCAGAAGGATGAAGTTTGGGCAGTGGGTGGAGAGAAAGCGAAGGAAAATAAGGATAGGGGAAATGACGAGGTCTGAGAGGAGGAAAATTAAACATCGCGAGTCAGTAGGAGAAATTAGCGGAGATTAGGAGGGGCGAAGTTAGGGGAAAGAGTGGAGGGGAAGCTAGGGGCAATAAGTAGAGGGGAAATGAGGACAGATGAGGGGAGAGAAATTAATGGGCATGAGTGAAAATGGAGGTAGGGGAAGGTAGGGGAATGTAAGGGGGCAAGTAAGGGGTTGAGGGGATTTCAGGTGAAGGAAACTAGAAAAGATAAGGGGAGGGAAACTAAAGGAACTGATTGGAAGTGGCGGCTGGGGAAGGGGTTTGTTAGATGGTTAAGTGAAAAGAGGGGCTTTGATATAAGGAGGAATTTTATAAAGGAGGGGGAAAcgaatcaaaactttcagacaatataaaatgaaaaaaatgtatccgaaaatttccaaaatcatcaTTCCCTTGTTCCAGGACCCCTCTTTCCCTTCAGTGGCCCTTTTAATTTCTCCTTTCTTTCATTGTACACATAAATAGTTTgtgtttttccatttattttacaCTGTTTTCTAACGATCTGCTAGGAAAAGAagggtttaattttttcttttgtgttttcAGGGAAATAATGGAGAGTCGGAACagaccaatttaaaaaagagagGCAGACTTATCGAAGGGTCGTAGGTCACAAACGTGTTCAGTTGGTAGACGTGAAAAGAAAATAAAGGCCGCCGGCAATACCGCGGTTCGTCCGTTTTTAGATTCAGGAGCACGCTCTGCCTATTGATCAGACGCTTACTGCACTGCGATCAATATTTATGCCAGATCCAAATTCATACTGATACAAAGAACTCCCTTTAACAAACTTTGCAAGTTATATCATTTCAGAAATCTAGAAAATACTTCcataatacttaattttttataacggataattaatcaaagaaaattcgttttcataaCACATCCATGGCTAAGGTTTTACTTTTCAGTCCCTGGGGAGTAAAAAGTGACAAGCGATAAGTTAACATAAACTACTGGATATTCTGAATTTCAGTAAATctctaaaatttgcaaaatagatcagatttgaaaaaattctaaaattttcaaattccataaaatttgttaattcttggtaattcaaaattttaacatgtattttcaaaatctctgaaatttccaaatttttagtaaTTGCTCAATTTTAACCTGAGTTTTATATCAAAGTTTCAACTATCAAATGTCCTTTATAAATTGTTACTTTTGCATGTCAACTTAttaattaacaacaatttaaggaattattaccaatgtaaggaatttaaaaaatataactttgtttaattttgtaagtttgTAAGCTTTAATTAtcgaaaatgtttcaaatttgcaaaatttaaggaagttttgaaattttataatttggaaatttaacagaaatcttcaacatttttggcaattcttcaattttctaaattattgttcAAGTACTGGTCGCAAAAGTCCCGTTTTTCTCCCTTCGTACATAATACACCATAAAAGagaaaaacaacaataaaaaaattgaataacttacCTGCCACCGCGGATCAGAAGGCATCCAGTCAAAAGGCCATTTCTGAGGCCAGGGTTTAATCGTCCCTTCCggagttttaaaaatcaatcccTCTAAACTCAAACCACGGGCTAAAACGCTCGTAGTTATGTTTCCCTTTTTATAAGAAGCTATTCCAGCCTTCATGTACATTTGAGGAATTGTCTCATTTTCTCTTAATTTCAAAGTCACTCTTGGCATTTTTAGTTTTTGGGGACCATTCGTAACCATGGATTTTAATTCCAAAGAAGAGGTTGCAAATGTCGATGAACTTAAGGTCATTGCAATTGGTGTTGATGACGAAGAAGAAATTGATGATGATAATATTGGTGCCGACGTCAATGGCAATGTGGAATATaaactttttcggaaatttgtttTGAACGTTGACAAAATTTGAGGTCGATCTGTAACTGGATTCATATCTGAAAAATAATTGAGGgattaataaataaaaggaattaTCTACAgtgagaaaaaattacttttttggttcaaaataacgtgcaggccataaatatttaccaatttagaaaacgaaaaattggaaaaacctgATGAAATTTGTGAGTTGTCTATCTAGCCTTATTTCTAAATAAggcgtttaattttttataaataaacaaatatttgttcaaaataattttttctatgattttccataattttatgttttttatattatattgcaagaaattagGATAAAAAGAATAAGATGATgagaacattttttcttgaaattattattttaaatcttgtaaaaaatgtatttctcaggcattttcgacagaaaaattcgttttttttatgacatttttgcaattaggaacttcattataattttagccaagtttataatttgttgattaatcttgttatttgtgattttttaaacaaatttataaacacgttaattatttgggtatttgctggtagaaaaattcatgttttcaatgccagtccttttctttaggaacttcatgacaatttcagcaacattcataagaGAATTTATCATCATAGAATATGTCAACTAAATATGagtattaataaaattatcagtAAGTTGTCAATTAAAGAGCGAAAAATTATGGAAAACCTTAGAAAGtattctttcaagaaataatttgtttataaaaattgtcttgtttattatataatattggaagatctttaactaatgttactacaaactaaaaaaaaaacaagatttactgCCCGAAAAATGTAGGGATAAATATTAGCAGGCCTTCCAAAAATGTGACAAATAgaaaaaacaaaacagaaaaatgtttggacattgatcatcattattatgaaaaaaaattaaattcatatgaCATTCTCGCAGCATTTCGGTAAAGGGTTATCTATCGCTCACTTTTGTGCAGGCTTTACAGGCTCATAACTTGGTGGTTTTGAatcaaatatcgtacatcactcttAAAAATGACACACGCCTTTATGCGGGTAATTTAACGTAAAGACGTGTCTAAGTCTACTTGTAATGGAAACTATAAATTCACCTGATTCAGcgcatttaaaatgttttttttaatactttttttcaatggaaattattaaattaataaataatctctACATTTGAAAGATCCTTcgattgaaaatgtttcaattggTGTAgtcttataaaaaaagtcattagaataaattgttcgactttctgaatactatgaataaccgtacagagaatttttgaattttgaaaaagagtggtctcgaaaatattcaaaatgtgctccattttttaatgtttatccaAAATGGGTGGCTAAGGAACTTGaaatttagtttaggacactaaaagagtgtaccactGGCcaatctaatagtttaattttttcaaaagttattgtggaaacagacgGACACACGTAtacacagacacattcgtaaaaacctggttttcggattcagggggtctcaaaacatggacatttgacaaaaactggaggggggggggggNNNNNNNNNNNNNNaaattttacacaaaactaatactttctctgatgaaaatgtaaaaagaatccGTCATTAGGAAGTTAGGATCATTTATTATattcgaaaaaacaatttttaaactaaaactggtttcattaacataatttaagaaaaaaagaaaagaaaagtcaGGAATAAAAAAAGACTCCTTGTTTTGAAACGAATTGATCGACccaattgtatttttatattattatggtAAGTGCTACCTCTGTAGAGCatccattttcaatttcaaatatttttgttgttaatttaaaaaatggaaataattggtAATGCATTCCTTATAAGGAAACAAATATATTTGCTAATTAATCATAATGAGGAAGCAAACTGCTCATTAAATGAGCACAATACAATTACAAGTAAGAATAAAGTAAAAACACCCAAAATCGCATTTacagctcaattttttaattaaaaatcaaattaatatccTTACGAATTTAGTGCATTCCACAGTATCTATTATCTGTAATAATGTAAACATATTCTTCACAATTGATGAAAATGGATATCGTGTCTTCggaattaatatatattatttttgtaaaatgtataaataatcaaaacaatgcacttttgtttaaaaatgtcaaattcccAGCAAAACTAAcagcataacctaaaatta carries:
- the LOC117167747 gene encoding uncharacterized protein LOC117167747, coding for MYKTVRKGDASLQYTILPQTDQFTSSGLPLQTARKSRLKLMKYSMGTLLILLILSCIVTPFLVNQTERDIFINSMLAVGRTQHETRIRNSTNILTPEEANENREMSLIVSKIISKLDASRERNYIEVETSTQSVTSKNNEQQDSDFTISDMNPVTDRPQILSTFKTNFRKSLYSTLPLTSAPILSSSISSSSSTPIAMTLSSSTFATSSLELKSMVTNGPQKLKMPRVTLKLRENETIPQMYMKAGIASYKKGNITTSVLARGLSLEGLIFKTPEGTIKPWPQKWPFDWMPSDPRWQGTGFTLPMLNTIFSILGALVGLLCLSSLVLLFLLRLSRRKRINVEEPEVEAHEDKSTLLGMENHEAEEKE